In Cytophagales bacterium, the following are encoded in one genomic region:
- a CDS encoding serine hydrolase domain-containing protein codes for MNKRLIWTFWAVVLLTTATAQLSDNQFKAVDDLFKEWNQPNHPGGVVGVRKGGENVFLKAYGLASLDYLIPNQPSTIFNIASVSKQFTAMGILLLEREGKLSVDDKISKYIPNLSDIGDKITIRHMLHHTSGIRSFHELLFYAGWRGNDLRTNEDIYRLMENQEDLNFEPGDQYMYCNTGYIYMAYIIEKITGESFPDWMKQNVFLPLGMRDTYVEADPSNVVPGNATSYYGRSQGVFQRSIDYWAYVGSGNVHATVTDLLVWGENFYNPKTGWEDLFQRLETTDPFNDGSPNEYAFGVSVNNVKGKKVVAHSGSIGGFRSNFVAVPEEELVITILTNYNRTNPGGRTFQVFDVVVDTKSSEEKDDLQQEEAKTIKLSTNALKKFENYFWNPQDKYVRRIYVKNDTLRYWRNENSESKLVPVGKTTFKMLDAGNGNYRVLFEGQGEKTKMIFQNEDGSLVYSDRFLPTESTESELKSYTGKYYSPELDVYYTFEWNDGELTWYHQRRGYGKVSRIKQDVLSTGEFIAEFERDQSGVVTKAKFYSGRVKHLRMEKVE; via the coding sequence ATGAACAAAAGACTAATCTGGACTTTTTGGGCGGTTGTTTTGCTCACAACAGCTACAGCGCAACTATCTGATAACCAGTTCAAAGCAGTTGATGATTTATTTAAAGAATGGAATCAACCTAACCACCCCGGAGGAGTAGTTGGCGTCCGGAAAGGCGGAGAAAATGTATTTCTGAAAGCTTACGGATTGGCAAGTTTAGATTATCTGATCCCGAATCAGCCTTCCACCATTTTCAACATCGCCTCCGTTTCAAAGCAGTTTACTGCAATGGGTATTTTATTGCTGGAGCGAGAAGGAAAGTTATCAGTTGATGATAAGATCAGTAAGTACATACCAAATCTTAGTGACATTGGGGACAAGATCACCATACGGCATATGTTACATCATACCAGTGGGATCAGAAGTTTTCATGAGTTGTTGTTTTATGCAGGGTGGCGTGGAAATGACTTACGGACCAATGAGGACATTTACCGGTTGATGGAAAATCAAGAAGACCTGAACTTCGAGCCGGGTGACCAATACATGTACTGTAACACAGGCTACATCTACATGGCCTATATCATCGAGAAGATCACGGGAGAATCCTTCCCAGATTGGATGAAGCAAAATGTGTTTCTTCCTTTAGGCATGCGGGATACTTATGTAGAAGCTGACCCATCTAACGTTGTGCCAGGGAATGCTACTTCATATTACGGACGATCTCAAGGCGTTTTTCAGCGGTCCATTGATTATTGGGCGTATGTGGGTTCTGGAAATGTCCATGCGACCGTTACAGATCTTTTGGTTTGGGGAGAGAACTTCTATAACCCAAAAACAGGATGGGAGGACTTGTTTCAAAGACTGGAAACAACTGATCCTTTCAATGACGGATCACCCAATGAGTATGCTTTTGGAGTAAGTGTGAACAATGTGAAAGGTAAAAAAGTTGTTGCACACAGCGGATCTATAGGTGGTTTTAGGAGCAATTTTGTTGCCGTACCTGAAGAAGAGCTTGTCATAACGATTTTGACCAACTATAATCGGACTAATCCCGGCGGAAGAACATTTCAGGTATTTGATGTGGTGGTGGATACAAAATCATCTGAGGAAAAAGATGATTTGCAGCAAGAGGAAGCTAAAACTATCAAGCTGTCGACCAATGCCTTAAAAAAGTTTGAAAATTACTTCTGGAACCCTCAGGATAAGTATGTGCGTCGCATTTATGTGAAAAATGATACCCTTAGGTACTGGAGAAACGAGAACAGTGAGAGTAAGCTGGTTCCTGTAGGAAAAACTACCTTCAAGATGTTAGATGCAGGTAATGGAAACTACCGGGTGCTATTCGAGGGACAGGGAGAAAAGACTAAAATGATCTTCCAAAATGAAGACGGCTCCCTCGTTTATTCTGATCGGTTTTTGCCAACAGAAAGCACTGAGTCAGAGCTGAAGAGCTATACAGGAAAGTACTACAGTCCAGAATTGGATGTTTATTACACATTCGAATGGAATGATGGTGAGCTGACCTGGTATCATCAAAGAAGAGGGTATGGCAAAGTGTCACGGATCAAACAAGATGTGTTGAGTACCGGTGAATTCATTGCTGAATTTGAAAGAGATCAATCAGGGGTTGTAACTAAAGCTAAATTCTACAGCGGTAGGGTGAAGCACTTGAGGATGGAGAAGGTGGAGTAA
- a CDS encoding nucleoside hydrolase, with amino-acid sequence MKYFFLFLSFLIFSCTQSPAVPEIPKIIFDTDFGGDADDLGALAMLNHFHNRGECELLAVMCWNTETYSVPAVSAVNGFYGNPDILVGARKVAGEHIPWNHSKVIADNFPYKVDKETAPESTALYRKLLSEANDSELVIVTVGPLANIMNLIDSGPDDYSSMTGKELIKNKVKEFVIMGGQFPSGQKEWNFDGAMPGVTKYVVENIEVPIVFSGYEVGVDIKSGEVFNELPADHPLYKGFLHFSEHSPWLNDQWQGKIYDNSTYDQTAVLYAVRVGIGEYWELETGGICVPDSVGGNSWEKAANSDQSYLKLLKSNEEMAQVIETFMMGEF; translated from the coding sequence ATGAAGTATTTTTTTCTGTTTTTATCCTTTCTCATTTTTTCCTGTACCCAATCACCTGCTGTTCCTGAAATCCCAAAAATTATCTTTGATACAGATTTCGGAGGAGATGCTGATGACCTTGGAGCATTAGCCATGTTGAATCATTTCCATAACCGGGGTGAGTGTGAACTGTTGGCTGTGATGTGTTGGAACACTGAGACGTATTCTGTTCCTGCGGTAAGTGCAGTCAATGGATTTTATGGTAATCCCGATATTCTGGTTGGAGCCAGAAAAGTGGCGGGAGAACATATTCCATGGAATCACAGCAAAGTGATTGCGGATAATTTCCCATATAAAGTCGACAAAGAAACCGCCCCGGAAAGTACAGCACTATATCGAAAACTGTTGTCGGAAGCGAATGATTCGGAATTGGTGATCGTGACCGTGGGCCCGTTGGCCAATATCATGAACCTTATTGATTCGGGCCCCGACGACTACTCTTCAATGACTGGCAAGGAGTTGATCAAGAATAAGGTCAAAGAATTTGTGATCATGGGAGGGCAATTTCCTTCCGGACAAAAGGAATGGAATTTCGATGGGGCCATGCCTGGTGTCACCAAATATGTCGTTGAGAACATCGAAGTACCGATTGTTTTTTCTGGCTATGAAGTAGGAGTAGACATCAAATCAGGCGAGGTTTTTAATGAATTGCCCGCTGATCATCCTTTGTACAAAGGATTTTTACATTTCAGTGAACACAGTCCGTGGTTGAATGACCAGTGGCAAGGAAAGATCTATGACAATTCTACCTATGATCAGACAGCTGTATTGTATGCTGTTAGAGTTGGAATAGGCGAGTACTGGGAATTAGAAACAGGAGGAATTTGTGTGCCGGATAGTGTAGGAGGTAATTCCTGGGAAAAGGCTGCCAATTCTGATCAGAGCTACTTGAAGTTGTTGAAATCAAATGAGGAAATGGCACAAGTGATTGAGACATTTATGATGGGGGAGTTCTAA
- a CDS encoding LacI family DNA-binding transcriptional regulator, which yields MSPGISLKELAEKIGVSRTTVSRVMSGHAEKYRISKKTVKKVQEAAEQYGLAPNQMAVNLRKQKTDTIGLLVPDLSNPFFANLAHAVEQELRAVGKLMLLSSTNDDTLLEEKTLGLIARRQTDGLIVVPVGIQAEHFKLFEDRPIIFMDRYFEDLNIRHVSSDNMAGAYAATQYLIKRGHRKITVIQGLPEAISNMDRIAGYQEAMQQAGLVDEIQVVGQGFTTQNGFESARQLLTNSDRPTALFTLNNLIAIGAIRALTQHGLHVPKDISLLSFDEQPYFELTSPPVSTIKQPIAQIAKKAVEMLLCRLDGKEVASQKIVPEIIERQSVKDLNSHLS from the coding sequence ATGAGTCCAGGAATTTCCCTTAAGGAGTTGGCAGAGAAGATCGGAGTTTCCAGAACCACCGTTTCAAGGGTGATGTCTGGCCATGCGGAGAAATACCGGATCAGCAAAAAGACAGTGAAGAAGGTACAAGAGGCTGCCGAACAGTATGGGCTTGCTCCGAATCAGATGGCGGTTAACCTCCGAAAGCAAAAGACGGATACAATCGGTTTGCTGGTTCCGGATTTGTCGAATCCCTTTTTCGCTAACCTGGCGCATGCGGTGGAGCAAGAACTCCGTGCCGTTGGGAAACTGATGCTACTGTCGAGTACCAATGACGATACGCTATTGGAAGAGAAGACGCTGGGATTGATTGCGAGACGCCAGACCGATGGCTTAATTGTTGTGCCTGTAGGTATTCAGGCTGAACACTTCAAGTTATTTGAGGATCGTCCCATTATCTTCATGGACCGCTACTTTGAAGACCTGAACATCCGTCACGTCTCTTCGGATAATATGGCAGGTGCATACGCAGCGACGCAATACCTGATTAAAAGAGGTCACCGGAAAATCACTGTCATCCAGGGTTTACCGGAAGCCATTTCGAACATGGACCGGATAGCAGGCTATCAGGAAGCCATGCAACAGGCGGGCCTGGTAGATGAGATTCAAGTGGTAGGGCAAGGCTTTACGACTCAAAATGGTTTTGAGAGTGCCCGGCAACTCTTAACCAATTCAGATCGTCCGACTGCATTATTCACCTTGAACAACCTCATTGCCATTGGTGCCATTCGTGCATTGACGCAGCATGGATTGCATGTGCCTAAAGATATTTCCTTGTTGTCATTCGACGAACAGCCGTATTTCGAATTGACTTCTCCACCTGTGAGCACGATCAAGCAACCCATTGCTCAAATTGCTAAGAAAGCAGTCGAAATGTTGCTCTGCCGCCTGGATGGCAAGGAGGTGGCTAGCCAAAAGATCGTTCCTGAAATTATTGAACGTCAATCTGTTAAAGACCTTAATTCCCACTTATCATGA
- the rbsK gene encoding ribokinase, whose protein sequence is MMKNSNKVIVMGSSNTDMVIQSGHLPKPGETILGGRFEMVNGGKGANQAVAAARLGASTTFIGKMGNDVFAQQALKGLQEDGIDTEFTSIKEGSASGIALIMVDEAGENCISVASGANAEISKEDIDEASASFETGNILLTQLEVPVDIVHFTIQKAKKAGMSNILNPAPAAALPDEMLSQVDIITPNQSEAELLTGVNVTDLLSAKKAASFLRDKGINTIILTMGKQGAYVLGEGMDEIIPALDVVAKDTTAAGDTFNGALACSLAANNDLRSAVEFATKAAAISVTRFGAQPSCPSLDDVLTFNS, encoded by the coding sequence ATGATGAAAAACAGTAACAAGGTGATCGTCATGGGAAGCTCCAATACGGACATGGTCATCCAGTCCGGTCACCTTCCTAAACCCGGAGAAACCATTCTTGGTGGGCGATTTGAGATGGTGAATGGTGGCAAAGGAGCCAATCAAGCCGTAGCTGCAGCAAGACTTGGTGCATCAACTACTTTCATTGGGAAAATGGGTAATGATGTGTTTGCCCAACAGGCCCTAAAAGGATTGCAGGAAGATGGCATTGACACGGAATTTACGTCTATCAAAGAAGGCAGTGCATCCGGTATCGCGTTGATCATGGTGGATGAGGCGGGAGAAAATTGCATTTCCGTTGCTTCGGGAGCTAATGCTGAAATTTCAAAAGAAGATATTGATGAAGCTTCAGCGAGTTTTGAAACTGGCAACATCCTGCTCACACAACTGGAAGTACCTGTCGATATCGTTCACTTTACCATTCAAAAAGCAAAAAAGGCTGGAATGAGTAACATTCTAAATCCGGCACCAGCAGCTGCCTTACCTGATGAGATGCTTTCGCAGGTCGATATTATTACACCAAATCAGTCCGAAGCTGAATTGCTCACTGGTGTTAACGTCACCGATCTTCTTTCTGCTAAAAAGGCGGCATCCTTCTTACGAGACAAAGGCATAAATACCATTATTCTGACCATGGGAAAACAAGGTGCTTATGTGCTTGGTGAGGGCATGGATGAAATCATTCCTGCCCTTGATGTAGTAGCTAAAGACACGACAGCCGCCGGTGACACGTTTAATGGCGCACTGGCCTGCTCCCTTGCTGCAAACAATGATCTCCGTTCTGCGGTGGAATTTGCCACGAAAGCTGCCGCCATTTCTGTCACACGATTTGGTGCGCAACCCTCCTGCCCTTCGCTGGATGATGTTTTAACTTTTAACTCCTAA
- a CDS encoding multidrug DMT transporter permease — translation MFIPASYSVAVLLCIITMFCWGSWANTQKLASKSWPFPLFYWDYSLGIILCTLIFGFTLGSTGEEGRSFVNDLMQADTSAYGSALLGGIIFNLANLLIVAAIDITGMAVAFPIGIGIALVMGVVVNYLANPVGDPFLLFLGVGLVTIAIIIDAIAYKNQSQGDSSKSSSKGMVYAVLGGVLMAFFFRLVAASMSTNFVTPDVGLFTPYSAVFVFGIGIFLSNFVWNSYFMFKPVSGEPMAYSDYFKLGSLKTHIVGLLGGIIWCIGMSFSLIAAEKAGFAISYGLGQGATMVAATWGVFIWKEFAGASKKTNQLIALMFVFFIAGLVTIVMARG, via the coding sequence ATGTTTATTCCTGCTTCCTATTCCGTAGCTGTCCTATTATGTATCATCACCATGTTCTGTTGGGGTTCTTGGGCCAACACACAAAAGCTGGCATCTAAATCCTGGCCGTTCCCCTTGTTTTATTGGGATTATAGTCTAGGCATCATTTTATGTACGTTGATTTTTGGTTTTACCCTCGGTTCTACCGGTGAGGAAGGGAGAAGTTTTGTTAACGACCTGATGCAAGCAGACACAAGCGCATATGGATCAGCGCTACTTGGAGGAATCATTTTCAATCTCGCGAACCTATTGATTGTAGCTGCTATTGATATCACCGGAATGGCAGTAGCCTTCCCCATCGGCATTGGCATTGCCCTGGTAATGGGTGTCGTGGTGAACTACCTGGCCAATCCTGTCGGTGATCCTTTCTTGCTTTTCCTTGGTGTGGGCCTGGTTACCATCGCCATTATCATCGATGCGATCGCTTATAAAAATCAAAGTCAGGGAGACAGCTCAAAAAGCTCATCGAAAGGAATGGTTTACGCGGTTTTAGGCGGTGTATTGATGGCCTTCTTCTTTCGTCTGGTGGCGGCATCCATGTCTACCAACTTCGTAACTCCGGATGTAGGCCTATTCACCCCATACAGCGCCGTATTCGTCTTTGGGATTGGGATCTTCTTATCCAACTTCGTATGGAACTCCTACTTCATGTTCAAACCCGTAAGCGGTGAGCCCATGGCTTACAGTGACTATTTCAAACTGGGAAGTCTAAAGACACATATTGTCGGTTTATTAGGAGGCATCATTTGGTGCATTGGCATGAGTTTTAGCCTAATTGCCGCGGAAAAAGCAGGCTTTGCTATCTCTTATGGTCTAGGTCAAGGAGCTACAATGGTCGCTGCAACCTGGGGCGTCTTCATATGGAAAGAATTCGCTGGTGCTTCCAAAAAAACTAACCAGCTGATCGCCTTGATGTTTGTTTTCTTCATCGCCGGATTGGTGACGATCGTGATGGCGCGGGGGTGA